CACAAAATTCTTATGGAGTTTTTGAAAATCATACAGAAACAATCATTGAAAATTTTTCCCCTCAGTTTCACGACGAAGAATTTAACACAACAGTTAAAGAAACCAGTAAACAGGCGGGCAAGTTTTTGCTTACTGATGCCGAAATTGTTGTTTCAGGGGGGCGCGGCATGAAAGGCCCCGAAAACTGGCAACCCATCGAGGAATTGGCAGAGCTTTTAGGCGCAGCTACCGCATGTTCGCGTCCGGTTTCTGATGAAGGCTGGCGCCCGCACCATGAACATGTTGGTCAGACGGGAAAAATTATTGCGCCAAATGTATATTTAGCTTTTGGCATTTCAGGAGCCATACAACATTTGGGCGGTATAAGCTCATCAAAAATTATTGTAGCTGTCAATAAAGATAAAGATGCACCTATTTTTGAAGCTGCCAACTACGGCATAGTTGGTGATGCGGCCGTAATCATACCTGAACTTATTAAGAAAGTTAAGGAGATTAAAGGGCTGTAATCATAGTAAACTTCTGATGTTAATTTATAATTGACCACAAGCTTAACAACAAAAGAAAATATTATACATGATACCAGATTTTCAATCATTGATGTTACCGTTTATGAAACATATTTCTGACGGGATAGAACATTCAACAACTGAAACGCTAGACTCATTAGCTAAACAATTTGAGCTTACAGATGAAGAAATAAATCAATATTTACCGAGTGGTAACCAAAAAACATTTTATAATAGAGTTTTTTGGGCAAAAGCACATCTGAAAATGGCAGGTCTTTTAGAAAACACTAAAAGAGGGCATTTTAAAATAACTGAAAAAGGGAAACAAGCACTTGCGGGCAACCCGACAACAATTAATCTAAAATTTTTAAAACAATATCCTGCATATCTTGAAAATGCAGGAAGAACAAAAAATGATGATATTGTTAGTCTTCAAGACAATGAAATTGAATTTGAACTAACCGCAACACCTGAAGAAATAATAGAAAGTAATTATTTACAAATAAGAAAAAATCTTGCACTTGAAATTCTCTCAAAAATTAAATCTTGCAGTCCGTCTTTTTTTGAGAATTTAGTTGTTGAGTTACTTGTAAAAATGGGTTATGGCGGGACAATTAAAGAAGCAGGAAAATCTATAGGGCGTTCAGGTGACGAAGGAATAGATGGAATTATTAAAGAAGACCGGCTTGGGCTTGATGTCATTTACATACAGGCAAAGAGATGGGAGAATGTTGTGGGGCGACCTGAAATACAAAAATTTGTGGGAGCCCTAGCCGGACAAGGAGCTAAAAAGGGAGTGTTTATTACAACATCAAGATTTTCAAATGATGCAAGAGAGTATCAACCAAAAAATGAAACCAAAATCGTTTTAATTGATGGAGAGCAACTCGCAGACTTGATGATTGATTTTAACTTAGCAGTTACAACAATACACACATTCACTATCAAGCGGATTGACAATGACTATTTCGGAGAGGATTGACCAACAATAAGGAATAAGAACTCCGCAAAAAGTGAAACATTGGCAAGCGATTATTTTGGTTTCCATTAAATGTTAATTCAATATTTAAAAAAATTGTTCAGAGATATACCTTGTATTTTTATGAATTTTCTGATTTGTTTCTTAAAAAAACTATTATCTTATTAAGTATTGTAAAAGAAATATTAAACAATGATAAAATTCTCACATTTTGAGCTTGACAACGGATTAAAAGTGATATTAAACACGGATAAAACCACTCCCATGGTTGCGGTGAATGTGCTGTACGATGTGGGCGCCAGGGATGAACACCCCGGAAGGACAGGTTTTGCACATCTTTTCGAACACCTGATGTTCGGAGGCTCCGCCAATATACCTTCTTACGATACGCCTTTACAAAAAGCCGGCGGAGAAAACAACGCTTTTACCAGCAACGATATTACTAATTACTATCTGTCCATCCCTGCACAAAACATTGAAACGGCTTTTTGGCTGGAATCAGACCGCATGCTCAACCTGGCATTCTCCAAAAAAAGCCTCGATGTGCAGCGTAATGTTGTGATTGAAGAATTTAAACAACGATACCTGAACCAGCCTTATGGCGATACATGGCTCTTGCTTCGCCCTCTTGCTTATAAAAAACATCCTTACCGCTGGCCTACTATCGGTAAAGATATAAATCACATTGCTAATGCCACTATGGATGATGTGAGGGCGTTTTACGAAAAACATTATCACCCAGCCAATGCTGTTTTATCTGTTGTGGGAAATATCACAGAAAAAGAATTGCGCCTGTTATGCGAAAAATGGTTTGCTCCAATCAGGAAAGGAAAAAAGATGAAACGCTCATTGCCGAAAG
This region of Bacteroidales bacterium genomic DNA includes:
- a CDS encoding insulinase family protein, whose product is MIKFSHFELDNGLKVILNTDKTTPMVAVNVLYDVGARDEHPGRTGFAHLFEHLMFGGSANIPSYDTPLQKAGGENNAFTSNDITNYYLSIPAQNIETAFWLESDRMLNLAFSKKSLDVQRNVVIEEFKQRYLNQPYGDTWLLLRPLAYKKHPYRWPTIGKDINHIANATMDDVRAFYEKHYHPANAVLSVVGNITEKELRLLCEKWFAPIRKGKKMKRSLPKEPVQTKKRTQSVTRNVPFDMICMAYHMCARKSKDYYTTDFISDILSSGHSSRLYTKLVKEKKIFSELDAYITGDFDEGLFVFQGKLMKGKSMKQAEESIIEEISQLQETLVEEKELQKIKNKAESAIEFNNVNILNRALKLAVAELLGDTGLINDEAERYDAVTAVDIRRLAKKIFAEKNCSVLYYKAGRKK
- a CDS encoding electron transfer flavoprotein subunit alpha/FixB family protein; translation: MSVLVFIQNWDGKFKKLSYELVSYAYGVADMMKTSVVALSIGNVSDDELKKAGTYGASKIITVTDSRLNQLENQAYAFVIAKAAEKEQASVIVFANNMTGKALAPRVSVKLKAGMVSNADALPSSAEPFTVRKKIYNGKAFASVEVKSEIKIITLSQNSYGVFENHTETIIENFSPQFHDEEFNTTVKETSKQAGKFLLTDAEIVVSGGRGMKGPENWQPIEELAELLGAATACSRPVSDEGWRPHHEHVGQTGKIIAPNVYLAFGISGAIQHLGGISSSKIIVAVNKDKDAPIFEAANYGIVGDAAVIIPELIKKVKEIKGL
- a CDS encoding restriction endonuclease; translation: MIPDFQSLMLPFMKHISDGIEHSTTETLDSLAKQFELTDEEINQYLPSGNQKTFYNRVFWAKAHLKMAGLLENTKRGHFKITEKGKQALAGNPTTINLKFLKQYPAYLENAGRTKNDDIVSLQDNEIEFELTATPEEIIESNYLQIRKNLALEILSKIKSCSPSFFENLVVELLVKMGYGGTIKEAGKSIGRSGDEGIDGIIKEDRLGLDVIYIQAKRWENVVGRPEIQKFVGALAGQGAKKGVFITTSRFSNDAREYQPKNETKIVLIDGEQLADLMIDFNLAVTTIHTFTIKRIDNDYFGED